The following proteins are co-located in the Malus sylvestris chromosome 13, drMalSylv7.2, whole genome shotgun sequence genome:
- the LOC126594856 gene encoding transcription factor bHLH30, with the protein MMCGKKEDQGECSQSVQNLQAFQEHLFLQQQQHHQMQQQQHHQMQQQKGLIFPHDHQPPPPILQPWTLPPNHTFNPTAHDPFLLPTPPPIPSSSSYASFFNRRAPSLQFTYDGSTSDHHHHLRILSETLGPMVQPGSAPFGLQAELGKLTAQEIMDAKALAASKSHSEAERRRRERINNHLAKLRSLLPSTTKTDKASLLAEVIQHVKELKRQTSLIAETSPVPTETDELIVDDESDEDGKFVIKASLCCEDRSDLLPDLIKTLKALRLRTLKAEITTLGGRVKNVLFITGEEDSSNSGGEQIQMPHQQYCKSSIQEALKAVMEKTAGGGGDQDQSSSGSAKRQRTNNINILEHRSL; encoded by the exons ATGATGTGTGGGAAGAAAGAAGATCAAGGGGAGTGCTCTCAGTCAGTCCAAAACCTACAAGCTTTCCAAGAACACTTGTttctccaacaacaacaacatcatcagatgcaacaacaacaacatcatCAGATGCAACAACAAAAAGGTTTGATTTTTCCACATGATCATCAACCTCCTCCTCCAATCTTGCAGCCATGGACTCTCCCACCGAACCACACCTTCAACCCAACCGCCCACGACCCATTTCTCCTCCCAACTCCTCCCCCAATTCCGTCGTCATCATCCTATGCTTCTTTCTTCAACCGAAGAGCTCCTTCTCTCCAGTTCACATACGACGGTTCAACATctgaccaccaccaccacctcagAATTTTGTCCGAGACGCTTGGACCGATGGTTCAACCCGGTTCGGCCCCTTTCGGTCTTCAGGCCGAGTTAGGAAAGTTGACCGCCCAAGAAATCATGGACGCCAAGGCACTCGCCGCTTCTAAGAGTCACAGCGAGGCTGAGAGGAGACGAAGAGAGAGAATCAACAACCATCTCGCCAAGTTGCGCAGCTTATTGCCCAGCACCACCAAA ACGGACAAAGCTTCATTGCTAGCGGAAGTGATACAACATGTGAAAGAGCTGAAACGCCAAACTTCTCTGATCGCCGAGACGAGTCCGGTACCGACCGAAACTGACGAACTAATAGTAGACGATGAATCGGACGAGGACGGTAAGTTTGTGATAAAGGCCTCACTTTGCTGCGAGGACCGATCGGATCTCTTGCCCGACCTAATCAAGACATTGAAAGCCTTGCGCTTGAGAACCCTCAAAGCTGAGATCACAACACTCGGCGGACGTGTGAAGAACGTGTTGTTTATCACCGGAGAAGAGGACTCAAGTAATAGCGGAGGGGAGCAAATACAAATGCCGCATCAGCAGTACTGCAAAAGTTCGATACAAGAAGCGCTGAAGGCGGTCATGGAGAAGACCGCCGGCGGTGGTGGTGATCAGGATCAGTCTTCCTCAGGGAGTGCTAAGAGACAAAGGACTAATAACATCAATATCCTTGAACACAGGTCgctttga